A DNA window from Pedomonas mirosovicensis contains the following coding sequences:
- the flgG gene encoding flagellar basal-body rod protein FlgG, translating to MRALNIAATGMLAQQMNVEVISNNIANMNTTAFKRHRAEFQDLLYQNVRRVGSQTSEADTRVASGIQIGVGVRAGGVYRIAEQGDLTQTGNPYDIAIDGRGYFRVELPSGVEAYTRAGSFQLSDQGELVTPDGYRVLPGILVPPDAVDVTIAANGTVQVKQAGQVDYQTVGQIDLATFPNEAGLENIGDNLLLESPASGVPTIGVPTEEGVGKLRQGLLETSNVNPVSEITALITAQRAYEMNSKVIQTADEMMNATNQIR from the coding sequence ATGCGTGCACTCAATATCGCGGCAACCGGCATGTTGGCCCAGCAGATGAACGTCGAGGTCATCTCGAACAACATCGCCAACATGAACACCACGGCCTTCAAGCGTCACCGTGCGGAGTTCCAGGATCTGCTGTACCAGAACGTGCGCCGCGTCGGCTCGCAGACTTCCGAGGCAGACACGCGCGTGGCCAGCGGCATCCAGATCGGCGTTGGCGTGCGCGCCGGCGGCGTCTACCGCATCGCCGAACAGGGCGACCTCACCCAGACCGGCAACCCCTACGATATCGCCATCGACGGGCGCGGCTATTTCCGGGTCGAGCTGCCGAGCGGCGTCGAGGCCTACACCCGCGCCGGTTCCTTCCAGCTTTCCGACCAGGGCGAACTGGTGACGCCGGACGGCTACCGCGTCCTGCCGGGCATCCTGGTTCCGCCCGATGCGGTGGACGTGACCATCGCCGCCAATGGCACCGTGCAGGTGAAGCAGGCCGGCCAGGTCGATTACCAGACCGTTGGCCAGATCGACCTGGCGACCTTCCCCAATGAGGCGGGCCTCGAGAACATCGGCGACAACCTGCTGCTGGAATCCCCCGCCTCCGGCGTGCCGACCATCGGCGTGCCGACCGAGGAGGGCGTTGGCAAGCTGCGGCAGGGTCTGCTCGAGACCTCCAACGTCAATCCGGTCAGCGAAATCACCGCGCTGATTACCGCCCAGCGGGCCTACGAGATGAACTCCAAGGTCATCCAGACCGCTGACGAGATGATGAACGCCACCAACCAGATCCGGTAA
- the flgA gene encoding flagellar basal body P-ring formation chaperone FlgA yields the protein MTRIRTLAFVASLVAAIAPAAPAVAATQPEMVEIAVLTNRVGAGEIITASDLEVRTIDARKARGALMPAEVAGLEARRSLSPGNPVRSYDLRQPTLIRKGQAVAMVVSHGGLTIAAKGKALEDGGKGDIVRVQNISSQRVIQGEVTAEGVVSVSTGGLAMLAGL from the coding sequence ATGACACGCATTCGCACCCTCGCCTTTGTCGCCTCTCTGGTTGCCGCCATCGCGCCGGCTGCGCCCGCCGTGGCCGCTACCCAGCCGGAAATGGTGGAGATCGCCGTGCTCACCAATCGCGTCGGCGCCGGCGAGATCATCACCGCATCCGATCTGGAAGTTCGCACCATTGATGCCCGCAAGGCCCGCGGCGCCCTGATGCCGGCAGAAGTTGCCGGGCTGGAGGCGCGCCGCTCGCTCTCCCCCGGCAATCCGGTTCGCAGCTACGACCTGCGCCAGCCCACGCTGATAAGAAAGGGCCAGGCCGTCGCCATGGTCGTCAGCCACGGCGGCCTCACCATCGCCGCCAAGGGCAAGGCGCTGGAGGACGGCGGCAAGGGCGACATCGTGCGCGTCCAGAACATCTCCTCGCAGCGGGTCATCCAGGGCGAGGTGACGGCCGAGGGCGTCGTCTCCGTCAGCACGGGCGGGCTCGCCATGCTCGCCGGCCTCTGA
- a CDS encoding protein phosphatase CheZ — MSGLATATLKDRIEALRQERGEHVKVRDIPELVASMVSTMQGELELAALKIGGELKELVDFISAAKAEIASIQPNALSKHDIPGAADELDAIVQHTESAATQIMDCADEVTAIAGDVDGELSERLSAIAMRIYEASSFQDITGQRVTKVVRVLKHIEEKLGQLAEAVGDQSNRGEKIIHRDDEGEPVDPKELLNGPSLEGQGNNQDDIDALLASFD; from the coding sequence ATGTCAGGCCTTGCGACAGCCACCCTCAAGGATCGGATTGAAGCGCTCCGCCAGGAGCGGGGCGAGCACGTAAAAGTGCGCGATATCCCAGAGCTGGTGGCCTCCATGGTGTCGACCATGCAGGGTGAACTTGAGCTGGCAGCGCTCAAGATCGGCGGCGAACTCAAGGAACTGGTGGATTTCATCAGCGCCGCCAAGGCGGAGATCGCGTCCATCCAGCCCAACGCCCTCTCGAAGCATGACATCCCCGGCGCGGCCGACGAGCTGGACGCCATCGTGCAGCACACCGAATCCGCCGCCACCCAGATCATGGATTGCGCGGACGAGGTGACGGCGATTGCCGGCGACGTGGACGGGGAACTCTCCGAGCGGCTGAGCGCCATCGCCATGCGGATTTACGAGGCTTCCAGCTTCCAGGATATCACTGGCCAGCGCGTCACCAAGGTGGTGCGCGTGCTCAAGCACATCGAGGAAAAGCTGGGTCAGCTGGCCGAGGCGGTGGGCGATCAGTCCAACCGTGGCGAGAAGATCATTCACCGCGACGATGAGGGCGAGCCGGTCGATCCGAAGGAACTGCTCAACGGTCCGTCGCTGGAAGGCCAGGGCAACAACCAGGACGATATCGACGCGCTTCTGGCGAGCTTCGACTAA
- a CDS encoding tetratricopeptide repeat protein encodes MNRRPLPLSRSIAALCVLSSLWVLPAAAADAVNIRGADHAGFSRLVFEWPRAVAYNARVAGDEVVITFQADGDLSLEAIRKLRLNRVGAPTLARENGRTVLRFKAAKGAGLHHYRSGGKIVLDVKDAGAVQKSKPAATARAVKAENAEAAKDEFVLQQLEALKAKAAEEAEARKKAREQARKQAQEEAAGPLARLQLEEALREADAQHSGRTIHGKVEPIPQGVAIHYQFPDITPAAAFARGNTLIVAWSGQYEVNNPALEAATGDRVRRVEPLSAGGATVLRFRIRPGIGIRLRRDGTMWSLELKDREVLPRETIQFTRQRDPVAGVRLFAQVPEPGLPVEIIDPTDNRPLILVPVSSASAGVLDLRSYPGGTVLRSIQGIAVKPASRTIKAVRHSNGVAFLGMEATTAELATRGYFTRDDGTVGRARLIDLSAWADNSRIPFAQRKADLLYALSIAKPDDQQERRWELARFYLGNGMAADALGVLERMVQLEPDLKNAPVFRAARGYARFRLHHLSDAYEDLGHPILDNEPEALLWRTLVLEAMQRPAEALAAYAVGADVLALYEPEQRAQFRLAAVRADLALDGGAIAKRDLAGLEDPHYSAEVRAEAAYWRGVLAVKGGDRTKAAAEFTVAQNLGGRRINAMATLALTEDELARKSISAKDAIDRLDRLRFAWRGDEFELSLLERLGDLYLDINDPRSALTALRQAVSYFKPSPRTRAIADKMTDIFRGLFLDGGADAMPPAQALGLYYDFRDLTPLGAEGDSMIRKLAERLVNVDLYDRAASLLEHQVKYRLEGVPQAVVASQLAMIHLMNDAPEQAIGVLRATRQRVMPEDVRKERNRVEARALLELDRADEAEAILEGDTSTEAQMLRADAYWKGKEWRKLVDTLKPMLPKAGQTLDKDERRLVMRATVASVMLSDNAGLAQLRASYGAAMKGDALGSAFDIITAPDGQGAASLSGLSETLSDIDRIETFMKNYKAAFRAS; translated from the coding sequence GTGAACCGCCGGCCCTTACCCCTGAGCCGCAGTATCGCTGCCCTGTGCGTGCTGTCGTCCCTGTGGGTGCTGCCCGCCGCAGCAGCTGATGCCGTCAATATTCGGGGGGCGGACCATGCCGGCTTTTCGCGCCTGGTGTTCGAATGGCCGCGGGCGGTTGCCTATAACGCCCGCGTGGCGGGCGATGAAGTTGTTATCACCTTTCAAGCGGACGGCGACCTGAGCCTTGAGGCCATTCGCAAACTGCGGCTGAACCGGGTGGGCGCGCCCACGCTTGCCCGCGAAAATGGGCGGACGGTGCTGCGCTTCAAGGCGGCAAAGGGTGCGGGGCTGCATCACTACCGCTCGGGCGGCAAGATCGTCCTCGACGTGAAGGATGCGGGCGCCGTCCAAAAGTCCAAACCCGCAGCGACGGCGCGCGCCGTGAAAGCCGAGAATGCTGAGGCTGCGAAGGATGAATTTGTTCTTCAGCAGCTGGAAGCATTGAAGGCGAAAGCGGCGGAGGAAGCCGAGGCCCGGAAAAAGGCCCGGGAGCAGGCGCGCAAACAGGCGCAGGAAGAGGCGGCTGGTCCGCTGGCCCGGCTGCAGTTGGAAGAAGCCCTGAGGGAAGCCGATGCCCAGCACAGCGGCAGGACGATCCACGGCAAGGTGGAACCCATCCCGCAGGGCGTCGCCATTCACTACCAGTTTCCCGACATCACTCCGGCGGCGGCTTTTGCGCGCGGCAATACGCTGATCGTTGCCTGGTCCGGACAGTATGAGGTCAACAACCCGGCGCTGGAAGCGGCGACCGGTGATCGCGTTCGGCGCGTCGAGCCTCTGAGCGCCGGCGGCGCAACCGTGCTGCGATTTCGCATCCGCCCCGGCATCGGCATCAGGCTGCGGCGCGATGGCACGATGTGGTCGCTGGAGCTGAAGGACCGGGAGGTTCTGCCGCGCGAGACGATCCAGTTCACGCGCCAGCGCGACCCGGTGGCCGGCGTGCGGCTGTTCGCCCAGGTGCCCGAACCCGGCCTGCCGGTGGAGATAATCGATCCCACCGACAACCGGCCGCTCATCCTGGTGCCGGTCTCATCCGCAAGTGCGGGCGTGCTTGATCTGCGAAGCTATCCGGGCGGCACGGTGCTGCGCTCGATCCAGGGTATTGCGGTCAAGCCGGCATCCAGAACGATCAAGGCCGTGCGCCACTCCAACGGCGTTGCCTTTCTGGGAATGGAAGCCACGACCGCCGAACTGGCAACGCGCGGCTACTTCACCCGGGACGACGGCACGGTGGGCCGCGCGCGGCTCATCGATCTGTCCGCATGGGCGGACAATTCCCGCATCCCGTTCGCCCAGCGCAAGGCGGACCTGCTCTACGCCCTCAGCATCGCCAAACCTGACGATCAACAGGAGCGCCGCTGGGAACTGGCCCGGTTCTATCTCGGCAATGGCATGGCGGCCGATGCCCTGGGCGTGCTGGAGCGCATGGTCCAGCTGGAGCCGGACCTGAAGAATGCGCCGGTTTTCCGCGCGGCGCGGGGCTATGCGCGCTTCCGGCTGCACCATTTGAGCGACGCCTATGAGGATCTGGGCCATCCGATCCTCGACAACGAGCCCGAGGCGCTGCTGTGGCGCACGCTGGTGCTGGAGGCGATGCAGCGACCGGCGGAAGCGCTGGCGGCCTATGCAGTGGGTGCGGACGTGCTGGCCCTTTACGAGCCGGAACAGCGTGCCCAGTTCCGCCTGGCGGCGGTGCGCGCCGATCTGGCGTTGGATGGCGGCGCCATTGCGAAACGCGATCTGGCGGGGCTGGAAGATCCCCACTACAGCGCCGAAGTGCGGGCCGAGGCGGCCTACTGGCGCGGCGTTCTGGCCGTGAAGGGGGGCGACCGCACCAAGGCGGCGGCGGAATTCACCGTGGCGCAGAATCTGGGCGGGCGGCGCATCAACGCCATGGCGACGCTGGCGCTGACCGAGGACGAACTGGCGCGCAAGAGCATCAGCGCGAAGGACGCCATCGACCGGCTGGACCGGCTGCGCTTTGCCTGGCGGGGCGATGAGTTTGAATTGTCGCTGCTGGAGCGGCTGGGCGATCTTTATCTGGATATCAACGATCCGCGCAGTGCCCTGACGGCATTGCGTCAGGCGGTGAGCTATTTCAAGCCGAGCCCTCGCACCCGCGCCATCGCGGACAAGATGACCGACATTTTCCGGGGCCTGTTCCTCGATGGCGGGGCCGACGCCATGCCCCCGGCGCAGGCGTTGGGGCTCTACTATGATTTCCGCGACCTGACGCCGTTGGGCGCTGAAGGCGATTCCATGATCCGCAAGCTGGCCGAGCGGCTGGTGAATGTTGATCTTTATGACCGGGCGGCAAGCCTTCTCGAACACCAGGTGAAATACCGGCTTGAGGGCGTGCCGCAGGCGGTGGTCGCCTCCCAGCTGGCGATGATTCACCTGATGAACGACGCGCCCGAGCAGGCCATCGGCGTGCTGCGCGCCACCCGTCAGCGGGTGATGCCGGAAGATGTCCGCAAGGAGCGCAACCGGGTAGAGGCGCGCGCGCTGCTGGAGCTGGACCGGGCAGACGAGGCCGAGGCCATTCTGGAAGGCGATACGTCGACCGAAGCGCAGATGCTGCGGGCCGATGCCTACTGGAAGGGGAAGGAGTGGCGCAAGCTCGTCGACACGCTGAAACCGATGCTGCCCAAGGCCGGGCAAACGCTGGACAAGGACGAGCGGCGACTGGTGATGCGCGCGACGGTGGCTTCGGTCATGCTGTCGGACAATGCGGGCCTTGCCCAGCTGCGCGCCAGCTATGGCGCTGCGATGAAGGGCGATGCCCTGGGTTCGGCATTCGATATCATCACGGCGCCGGACGGGCAGGGGGCTGCCAGCCTGTCCGGCCTGTCGGAAACCCTGTCGGATATCGACCGGATCGAGACCTTCATGAAGAACTACAAGGCCGCCTTCCGCGCTTCCTGA
- a CDS encoding flagellar basal body-associated FliL family protein, producing MVLEGRVMAEDISVGLDGSEAEAELNRKKWSGKRIVMVAAPVLLLLIGGGTAVTMFFGGEKEVAAPVDPAALAANSANAPIVYVDLPDLLVNLKSTDRNSSYLKLSISLEVSGQAQADEIKKLMPRITDSFQVYLRELRIDDLSGSAGMFRLKEELLRRVNTTIEPFKINDILFKEMLVQ from the coding sequence ATGGTCCTTGAGGGGCGCGTCATGGCGGAAGACATCAGTGTCGGTCTCGATGGTAGCGAGGCGGAAGCGGAACTGAACCGCAAGAAGTGGAGCGGCAAGCGCATCGTGATGGTTGCCGCGCCCGTGCTGCTGCTGCTTATTGGTGGCGGGACCGCGGTTACGATGTTCTTCGGCGGAGAGAAGGAAGTTGCCGCGCCGGTAGACCCGGCAGCGCTGGCGGCGAACTCGGCCAACGCGCCGATCGTCTACGTCGATCTTCCCGACCTTCTGGTGAACCTGAAGTCGACGGACCGGAACAGCAGCTATCTCAAGCTGTCCATTTCCCTTGAGGTCAGCGGCCAGGCCCAGGCCGACGAGATCAAGAAGCTGATGCCGCGCATCACCGACAGCTTCCAGGTTTACCTGCGCGAACTCAGGATCGACGACCTGTCCGGCTCGGCCGGCATGTTCCGCCTGAAGGAAGAGTTGCTGCGCCGGGTGAACACGACGATCGAGCCGTTCAAGATCAACGACATCCTGTTCAAGGAAATGCTGGTTCAGTAG
- a CDS encoding flagellar hook-basal body complex protein: MDTLNYVALSHQMALQRQLSVIANNVANMNTAAYKREEALFAAESTIMPAAPVNSARPVSFVLDQGMMRDTVQGDFIPTDDPLNVAINGEGYFTVMTPDGNVAYTRNGKFRLSGDGFLVTDSGARVLDDNNQPIQFEPQETNLYIAEDGSISSNMGPHGRLGLTAFNNDLTLSKLGGTLMDGEGGRPLPADQVRLKTGVIEGSNVKPVMELANMIEVLRTYQSTTRLLERYTDIRQQGIERLGRVQ; encoded by the coding sequence ATGGACACGCTGAATTACGTCGCCCTTTCGCACCAGATGGCACTCCAGCGCCAGCTGTCGGTTATCGCCAACAATGTGGCCAACATGAACACCGCCGCCTACAAGCGGGAAGAGGCCCTGTTCGCGGCGGAATCCACCATCATGCCGGCGGCCCCGGTCAATTCCGCCCGGCCCGTCTCCTTCGTGCTTGACCAGGGCATGATGCGCGACACGGTGCAGGGCGACTTCATCCCCACCGACGATCCGCTCAACGTCGCGATCAATGGCGAGGGCTATTTCACCGTGATGACGCCGGACGGCAACGTTGCCTACACGCGCAACGGCAAGTTCCGCCTGTCGGGCGATGGCTTCCTGGTGACGGACAGCGGCGCGCGGGTGCTCGATGACAACAACCAGCCCATCCAGTTCGAACCGCAGGAAACCAACCTCTACATCGCGGAGGATGGTTCCATTTCCTCCAACATGGGCCCGCACGGCCGGCTGGGACTGACGGCGTTCAATAACGACCTGACGCTCAGCAAGCTGGGCGGCACCCTGATGGACGGCGAAGGCGGCCGCCCCCTGCCCGCCGATCAGGTTCGCCTCAAGACCGGCGTGATCGAGGGCTCGAACGTCAAGCCGGTGATGGAACTGGCCAACATGATCGAGGTCCTGCGGACCTACCAATCAACCACCCGTCTCCTCGAGCGCTACACCGACATCCGCCAGCAGGGCATCGAGCGCCTCGGCCGGGTCCAGTAA
- the fliM gene encoding flagellar motor switch protein FliM: MIDNDDISSDETGGPDDDALAAEWAAMAEEKPDDSDIAAEWEKMAEQEEEEILSSVQAGRVLDQDEIDSLLGFDGDDEETARTGIHAIINSSLVSYERLPMLDVIFDRLVRMMTTSLRNFTSDNIEVSLDNISSVRFGDYLNSVPLPAMMGVFQAVEWDNFGLMTVDSNLIYSIVDVLLGGRRGTAPMRIEGRPYTTIETNLVERMIDVILADMAQAFEPLSPVKFRFDRIETNPRFASIARPTNAAVVIRLRVDMEDRGGKLEMLFPYATLEPIRELLLQRFMGEKFGRDSIWETHLATELWRTRIELDAVLDEQTMLLSEVMNFKVGQTLVFNATAKDNVDLRCGDVSLLSGRLGRSGKKIAVQVRATNGKF; this comes from the coding sequence ATGATCGACAACGACGACATCTCTTCCGACGAAACCGGTGGTCCCGACGACGACGCTCTGGCTGCCGAATGGGCGGCCATGGCGGAGGAAAAGCCTGACGACAGCGACATCGCCGCCGAGTGGGAAAAGATGGCCGAACAGGAGGAGGAGGAAATCCTTTCCTCGGTTCAGGCCGGGCGCGTGCTCGACCAGGACGAGATCGACAGTCTTCTCGGCTTCGATGGCGACGACGAGGAAACGGCCCGCACGGGCATTCACGCCATCATCAACTCCAGCCTCGTCTCCTACGAGCGCCTGCCGATGCTGGACGTCATCTTCGACCGTCTGGTTCGCATGATGACGACCTCGCTGCGGAACTTCACCTCGGACAATATCGAGGTCAGTCTCGATAACATTTCCTCGGTGCGGTTTGGCGATTATCTGAACTCCGTGCCGCTGCCCGCGATGATGGGCGTGTTTCAGGCTGTGGAGTGGGATAACTTCGGCCTGATGACGGTTGATTCCAACCTTATCTATTCCATCGTGGACGTGCTGCTGGGCGGGCGGCGCGGCACCGCGCCGATGCGGATTGAGGGCCGGCCCTACACCACCATCGAGACCAACCTCGTCGAGCGGATGATCGACGTCATCCTCGCCGACATGGCGCAGGCGTTCGAGCCGCTCTCGCCGGTGAAATTCCGGTTCGATCGCATCGAGACCAACCCGCGCTTCGCCTCCATCGCCCGGCCGACCAACGCGGCCGTCGTCATTCGCCTCCGGGTGGACATGGAGGATCGCGGCGGCAAGCTGGAAATGCTGTTCCCCTATGCGACGCTGGAGCCGATCCGCGAGCTGCTGCTCCAGCGGTTCATGGGCGAAAAGTTCGGCCGTGACAGCATTTGGGAAACCCACCTCGCGACCGAGCTGTGGCGCACGCGCATCGAGCTGGACGCCGTGCTCGACGAGCAGACCATGCTGCTGAGCGAGGTGATGAACTTCAAGGTGGGGCAGACCCTCGTGTTCAATGCCACGGCGAAGGACAATGTGGATTTGCGCTGTGGCGACGTATCCCTGCTCAGTGGCCGCCTGGGCCGCTCGGGCAAGAAAATCGCGGTGCAGGTCCGCGCAACCAACGGCAAATTCTAA
- the flgH gene encoding flagellar basal body L-ring protein FlgH: MWIRLLTIGLAASTLAACGTAERIANIGRAPNLSPIEGVTAPQMQPSLASQQQMTAVRSAQAAGQPEEAGTSLWRAGSRAFFRDPRASQVGDILTVQIDISDQAQVNNTTSRSRSNSEAAGLPGFLGLESKLNKVLPNAVDPSSLVDASSNSSSSGTGQVNRKENINLTIAAIVTGVLPNGNLVIQGKQEVRVNYEVRELVIAGIVRPEDISRDNTINHSQIAEARISYGGRGQLTDVQQARYGQQLYDALFPF; encoded by the coding sequence ATGTGGATCCGCCTTCTCACCATCGGCCTTGCCGCCTCCACGCTTGCCGCCTGCGGCACCGCCGAACGGATCGCCAACATCGGCCGCGCGCCCAATCTTTCGCCCATCGAGGGCGTGACCGCGCCGCAGATGCAGCCCTCGCTGGCCAGCCAGCAGCAGATGACCGCCGTGCGGTCGGCCCAGGCGGCCGGCCAGCCGGAGGAGGCAGGCACGTCCCTGTGGCGCGCAGGCTCCCGCGCCTTCTTCCGCGATCCCCGCGCCTCGCAGGTGGGCGACATCCTGACCGTCCAGATCGACATCTCCGATCAGGCGCAGGTGAACAACACCACCTCCCGCAGCCGCAGCAATTCGGAAGCCGCCGGACTTCCGGGCTTCCTCGGCCTTGAATCCAAGCTGAACAAGGTGCTGCCCAACGCCGTGGATCCGTCCTCCCTGGTCGATGCCTCGTCCAACTCCTCAAGCTCGGGAACCGGGCAGGTCAACCGCAAGGAAAACATCAACCTCACCATCGCCGCCATCGTCACCGGCGTGCTGCCCAACGGCAACCTGGTCATCCAGGGCAAGCAGGAAGTACGGGTAAACTACGAGGTGCGCGAGCTGGTGATCGCAGGTATCGTCCGCCCCGAGGATATAAGCCGCGACAACACCATCAACCACAGCCAGATCGCCGAGGCCCGCATCTCCTACGGCGGCCGCGGCCAACTGACCGACGTGCAGCAGGCCCGCTACGGCCAGCAGCTCTACGACGCCCTGTTCCCGTTCTGA
- the fliP gene encoding flagellar type III secretion system pore protein FliP (The bacterial flagellar biogenesis protein FliP forms a type III secretion system (T3SS)-type pore required for flagellar assembly.): MHRRFLWLAALPLILLAEPALAQSVSVNLGEGSLTGRMVQLIILLTVLSIAPGILMTVTSFTRIVVVLSLLRNALGTQQSPPNAVLISLALFLSFFIMGPTFERAWQDGIQPLTQEQITEEEAFDRTAAPFRAFMLQHTRENDLKLFVDLSRRPVETVEQTPLTVLIPAFMISELRRAFEIGFLLFLPFLIIDLVVSSILMSMGMMMLPPATISLPFKLIFFVLVDGWHLVAGSLVQSYGT; this comes from the coding sequence ATGCATCGCCGATTTCTCTGGCTTGCGGCCCTGCCGTTGATCCTCCTGGCGGAGCCGGCGCTGGCGCAGAGCGTCTCCGTCAATCTGGGCGAAGGGTCGCTGACCGGGCGGATGGTGCAGCTCATCATCCTGCTCACCGTCCTCAGCATCGCCCCCGGCATTTTGATGACGGTGACCTCCTTCACCCGCATCGTCGTGGTGCTGTCGCTGCTGCGGAACGCGCTTGGCACCCAGCAGTCCCCGCCCAATGCGGTGCTGATCTCGCTGGCGCTGTTCCTCTCCTTTTTCATCATGGGGCCAACCTTCGAGCGCGCCTGGCAGGACGGCATTCAGCCGCTCACCCAGGAGCAGATCACCGAGGAGGAAGCATTCGACCGCACCGCCGCGCCGTTCCGCGCCTTCATGTTGCAGCACACGCGCGAGAACGACCTGAAGCTGTTTGTCGATCTCTCCCGCCGCCCGGTTGAAACTGTTGAGCAGACGCCGCTCACCGTGCTCATTCCGGCCTTCATGATTTCCGAGCTGCGCCGGGCGTTCGAAATCGGCTTTCTCCTGTTCCTGCCATTTCTCATCATCGACCTGGTGGTCTCTTCCATCCTCATGTCGATGGGTATGATGATGCTGCCGCCCGCCACCATCTCCCTGCCGTTCAAGCTCATCTTCTTCGTGCTGGTGGATGGCTGGCATCTGGTCGCCGGCTCGCTGGTGCAGAGTTACGGCACCTGA
- a CDS encoding DUF6468 domain-containing protein encodes MMLGWIMDIVLCLMLLVALTGGFILNRRLVALRNERTHMEAMIRTLTTTVSQAEGSVHALKAAAQEVEASLREQVSKGRALTDELVIITQAGEDLARRLEEGFTGAASLARPKAEAAPLGAPAGGAKTQPKLRALDGLR; translated from the coding sequence ATGATGCTTGGCTGGATCATGGATATTGTGTTGTGCCTGATGCTGCTGGTCGCGCTGACGGGCGGTTTCATTCTCAATCGCCGTCTTGTCGCGCTGCGAAATGAGCGCACCCACATGGAAGCGATGATCCGCACGCTGACCACCACGGTTTCCCAGGCGGAAGGCAGCGTTCATGCGCTGAAGGCCGCGGCGCAGGAAGTCGAGGCGTCGTTGCGCGAGCAGGTTTCAAAGGGCCGGGCGCTGACGGACGAGCTGGTCATCATCACCCAGGCGGGCGAGGACCTGGCCCGGCGCCTGGAGGAAGGCTTCACCGGCGCGGCCTCACTGGCGCGCCCGAAGGCGGAAGCCGCGCCGCTTGGCGCGCCGGCCGGCGGCGCCAAGACGCAGCCGAAGCTGCGCGCGCTGGATGGCCTGCGCTAA
- a CDS encoding MotE family protein translates to MKAWPLSIRPFPVMLVAGAGIFLFNVADVIARAPGSEQAAAAAAETPAKPKAAAPQQVAKATVPQNRVEAELLSDMEKQRAKGAASKSDLEMRERLLEAAEKRVDAKIAELRQLEAQLKELTGIKDEQASKQFASLVKVYETMKPKDAARIFEKLDLNVQLAVAHRMKEIKMAAILAEMDPEAAKALTMALAERANVAG, encoded by the coding sequence ATGAAGGCATGGCCTCTGTCGATCCGGCCGTTTCCCGTCATGCTCGTGGCGGGCGCAGGGATTTTTCTGTTCAACGTTGCCGACGTGATTGCCCGCGCGCCGGGAAGCGAGCAGGCAGCAGCCGCTGCCGCCGAGACGCCGGCCAAGCCGAAGGCGGCCGCGCCCCAGCAGGTTGCCAAGGCCACGGTTCCGCAGAACCGGGTCGAGGCGGAATTGCTGAGCGACATGGAAAAGCAGCGCGCCAAGGGGGCTGCCAGCAAGTCTGATCTGGAGATGCGCGAGCGGCTGCTGGAAGCGGCGGAAAAGCGCGTCGATGCCAAGATTGCCGAACTGCGCCAGCTTGAGGCGCAGCTGAAGGAATTGACCGGCATCAAGGACGAGCAGGCCAGCAAGCAGTTCGCCTCGCTGGTCAAGGTTTACGAGACCATGAAGCCCAAGGATGCCGCGCGCATCTTCGAGAAGCTGGATCTCAACGTGCAGCTGGCCGTGGCGCACCGCATGAAGGAAATCAAGATGGCGGCCATTCTGGCGGAGATGGACCCGGAGGCCGCCAAGGCGCTGACCATGGCGCTCGCCGAACGCGCCAACGTGGCCGGGTAG
- a CDS encoding flagellar motor protein MotB, with amino-acid sequence MMLRPAWMLTFADMLSILLCFLVLAYALEAVPAAQRENALSSIRQVFRAGEAARVASPAQSPVARGGNYWATWLKARVGQLPALEKSVIAAHGATASLTLEARPLTDADVAALTDLLRRSGAPIAIRAGASVQAAGGQTAVSWAEAAGRAQRLADRLAAAGLGQTPRVVVAGDGPALMVEIGKDEQ; translated from the coding sequence ATGATGCTGCGCCCCGCCTGGATGCTGACCTTTGCGGACATGCTCAGCATTCTGCTGTGCTTTCTGGTGTTGGCCTACGCGCTTGAGGCCGTGCCCGCCGCCCAGCGCGAAAATGCGCTGTCATCCATCCGCCAGGTGTTTCGTGCCGGGGAGGCGGCCAGAGTCGCCTCGCCCGCGCAATCGCCCGTCGCGCGCGGGGGCAATTACTGGGCAACCTGGCTGAAGGCGCGGGTGGGCCAGCTGCCCGCACTGGAGAAAAGCGTGATTGCCGCTCATGGCGCCACCGCGAGCCTGACGCTGGAGGCCAGGCCGCTGACCGATGCGGACGTGGCGGCGCTCACCGACTTGCTTCGGCGCAGCGGCGCGCCTATTGCCATCCGCGCCGGAGCTTCTGTCCAGGCGGCAGGGGGGCAAACGGCGGTGAGTTGGGCCGAGGCGGCCGGGCGCGCGCAGCGCCTGGCGGATCGGCTGGCGGCGGCTGGGCTGGGGCAGACCCCGCGCGTCGTCGTGGCAGGCGATGGCCCCGCCCTGATGGTCGAGATCGGGAAGGATGAACAGTGA